In Enoplosus armatus isolate fEnoArm2 chromosome 2, fEnoArm2.hap1, whole genome shotgun sequence, one DNA window encodes the following:
- the LOC139298970 gene encoding fibroblast growth factor-binding protein 1-like: MKAMCESTESHKKQLYAQQRLSFSIINCLLTEDMLLLRTFAPWLLLAFIGQQVSLSSGARNKNRGADKTVTAAGRAQRSGNKPAARGRGKLSIKDKMQCTWEARDVGDTVRLSVKCENREARIKGGVTDLECQYNAKPQSCPGYQSDPKAFWKQVARAFKKLQGKVCVDERALVRTGMCKRAPRDAHFKLDINSSVSSGQSGDPEALKPLPPRSTSTAAAGPTACTGRADHRKRAEEHCSSSWASVCAFFFSMLQSDEC, from the exons ATGAAAGCCATGTGCGAGAGCACAGAGAGCCACAAGAAGCAGCTTTACGCACAGCAACGCTTGTCATTTTCG ATAATAAATTGTCTGCTAACAGAAGACATGTTGCTGCTGAGGACTTTCGCTCCCTGGTTGCTGTTGGCCTTCATCGGGCAGCAGGTCTCTCTGTCCTCCGGTGCGCGCAATAAGAACAGAGGAGCTGACAAGACCGTGACAGCCGCCGGCAGGGCGCAGAGGAGCGGGAACAAGCCTGCAGCGAGGGGCCGGGGGAAGCTGTCCATCAAGGACAAGATGCAGTGCACGTGGGAGGCGAGAGACGTCGGAGACACGGTCAGGCTGTCGGTCAAATGCGAGAACCGAGAAGCGCGCATCAAAGGCGGAGTCACCGATCTGGAGTGTCAATACAACGCCAAACCTCAGAGCTGCCCGGGATACCAGTCCGACCCCAAGGCCTTCTGGAAGCAGGTGGCTCGCGCGTTCAAAAAGCTGCAAGGCAAAGTGTGCGTGGACGAGCGCGCGCTGGTGAGGACTGGCATGTGTAAGCGCGCGCCCCGAGATGCGCACTTCAAGCTGGACATCAACAGCTCGGTGTCCTCCGGTCAGTCCGGAGACCCTGAGGCCCTCAAGCCGCTGCCGCCTCGCTCCACCTCCACAGCTGCGGCCGGACCGACAGCCTGCACGGGGCGCGCGGACCACCGGAAAAGGGCCGAAGAGCACTGCAGCAGCTCGTGGGCCAGCGTGTGCGCGTTCTTCTTCTCCATGCTGCAAAGTGACGAATGTTAG